From Schistocerca cancellata isolate TAMUIC-IGC-003103 chromosome 6, iqSchCanc2.1, whole genome shotgun sequence, a single genomic window includes:
- the LOC126191266 gene encoding uncharacterized protein LOC126191266: MAAKYNWCVASTTKLIEMYEADEALYNVRHPDYKNRLRRLESYKNIAEVISRDIRPGCTVEDIKRKINGLRTSYACEKAKMHKSKSGASAQAAYTPQVYWFQMLKFLDQSTEADDSLCNLESPESETGSERATPTYEEMSAHAVQEPVACSEAQPQPLRQERPPTKRRRATPDVATNVMVEATKTLQAVADAARSMPVQEDRYGTLGAHIAAELREMEKVGGREYTTVTAHSLQRTLMDRWDLLHATARAQQAQPSTSGYIQAALQQAGIEDEDSML, encoded by the exons atggctgctaaatacaattggtgtgtggcgtctaccacaaaattaatagagatgtatgaagcggatgaggcaCTTtataatgtgaggcaccctgattacAAAAATAGATTGAGAAGATTGGAGAGCTATAAAAATATAGCGGAGGTCATTAGCCGTGACATACGGCCTGGCTGTACGGTAGAAGACATTAAGAGGAAGATCAATGGCCTCCGTACTAGCTACGCGTGCGAGAAAGCAAAA ATGCATAAAAGCAAAAGTGGAGCCAGTGCGCAGGCGGCGTACACACCACAAGTGTACTGGTTCCAGATGCTTAAATTCCTCGACCAGTCTACTGAGGCCGACGATAGTTTGTGCAACCTggagagccctgaaagtgaaacggGAAGTGAACGTGCCACTCCGACATATGAGGAGATGAGTGCG caTGCGGTACAAGAGCCTGTCGCATGTAGCGAGGCTCAGCCACAGCCCCTGCGTCAAGAGCGGCCTCCCACGAAAAGGAGGAGAGCCACGCCTGACGTGGCCACAAATGTAATGGTGGAGGCCACCAAGACACTTCAGGCTGTGGCTGATGCTGCCAGATCCATGCCTGTCCAAGAAGACCGCTACGGCACCCTTGGCGCCCACATTGCAGCAGAACTGCGTGAAATGGAGAAGGTGGGCGGCAGGGAATACACCACTGTCACTGCGCACAGTCTGCAGCGGACATTAATGGACAGGTGGGATTTGCTGCATGCGACAGCCCGGGCACAACAAGCACAACCGTCCACCTCAGGTTATATCCAGGCTGCCTTGCAGCAGGCTGGAATAGAGGATGAAGACTCGATGTTATAA